Proteins encoded together in one Staphylococcus aureus window:
- a CDS encoding DUF6501 family protein produces MLHETWKERTPIKKVEVINTDAKKFTVSDMLTVGKQYDVINETEEYYQIIDNSGLVGGYYKTYFKEV; encoded by the coding sequence ATGTTACATGAAACTTGGAAAGAACGTACACCAATCAAGAAAGTAGAAGTCATTAATACAGATGCAAAGAAATTTACAGTTTCTGACATGTTAACGGTTGGCAAACAATATGATGTTATCAACGAAACTGAAGAATATTATCAAATAATAGATAATTCTGGATTAGTTGGCGGTTACTATAAAACATATTTCAAAGAAGTTTAA
- a CDS encoding 2-oxoglutarate dehydrogenase E1 component: MTNERKEVSEAPVNFGANLGLMLDLYDDFLQDPSSVPEDLQVLFSTIKNDDSIVPALKSTSSQNSDGTIKRVMRLIDNIRQYGHLKADIYPVNPPKRKHVPKLEIEDFDLDQQTLEGISAGIVSDHFADIYDNAYEAILRMEKRYKGPIAFEYTHINNNTERGWLKRRIETPYKVTLNNNEKRALFKQLAYVEGFEKYLHKNFVGAKRFSIEGVDALVPMLQRTITIAAKEGIKNIQIGMAHRGRLNVLTHVLEKPYEMMISEFMHTDPMKFLPEDGSLQLTAGWTGDVKYHLGGIKTTDSYGTMQRIALANNPSHLEIVAPVVEGRTRAAQDDTQRAGAPTTDHHKAMPIIIHGDAAYPGQGINFETMNLGNLKGYSTGGSLHIITNNRIGFTTEPIDARSTTYSTDVAKGYDVPIFHVNADDVEATIEAIDIAMEFRKEFHKDVVIDLVGYRRFGHNEMDEPSITNPVPYQNIRKHDSVEYVFGKKLVNEGVISEDEMHSFIEQVQKELRQAHDKINKADKMDNPDMEKPADLALPLQADEQSFTFDHLKEINDALLTYPDGFNILKKLNKVLEKRHEPFNKEDGLVDWAQAEQLAFATILQDGTPIRLTGQDSERGTFSHRHAVLHDEQTGETYTPLHHVPDQKATFDIHNSPLSEAAVVGFEYGYNVENKKSFNIWEAQYGDFANMSQMIFDNFLFSSRSKWGERSGLTLFLPHAYEGQGPEHSSARLERFLQLAAENNCTVVNLSSSSNYFHLLRAQAASLDSEQMRPLVVMSPKSLLRNKTVAKPIDEFTSGGFEPILTESYQADKVTKVILATGKMFIDLKEALAKNPDESVLLVAIERLYPFPEEEIEALLAQLPNLEEVSWVQEEPKNQGAWLYVYPYVKVLVADKYDLSYHGRIQRAAPAEGDGEIHKLVQNKIIENALKNN, encoded by the coding sequence ATGACTAACGAAAGAAAAGAAGTTTCAGAGGCTCCTGTAAACTTCGGTGCGAATTTAGGTCTAATGTTAGATCTATATGATGACTTTTTACAAGATCCATCATCTGTACCAGAAGATTTACAAGTCTTATTCAGCACAATTAAGAATGATGACTCAATTGTACCAGCTTTAAAAAGTACAAGTAGTCAAAATAGCGACGGCACAATTAAGCGTGTCATGCGTTTAATTGATAATATTCGCCAATACGGGCATCTTAAAGCCGATATTTATCCTGTAAATCCTCCAAAAAGGAAACATGTACCTAAATTAGAGATTGAAGACTTTGATTTAGATCAACAGACTTTGGAAGGTATATCAGCAGGAATTGTTTCAGATCACTTTGCCGACATTTATGATAATGCTTATGAAGCAATTTTAAGAATGGAAAAACGTTACAAAGGACCAATTGCATTTGAGTATACACATATTAATAACAATACCGAACGTGGTTGGTTAAAAAGAAGAATTGAAACGCCATATAAAGTAACGTTAAATAATAACGAAAAAAGGGCACTATTCAAACAATTAGCGTATGTTGAAGGGTTTGAAAAATATCTTCATAAAAACTTCGTTGGTGCAAAGCGTTTTTCAATTGAAGGGGTAGACGCACTTGTACCGATGTTACAACGTACTATTACGATTGCTGCGAAAGAAGGTATTAAAAATATACAAATAGGCATGGCTCACCGTGGACGTTTAAACGTTTTAACGCATGTCTTAGAAAAACCGTACGAAATGATGATTTCAGAATTTATGCATACAGATCCAATGAAATTCTTACCTGAAGATGGTAGCTTGCAGTTAACTGCTGGATGGACTGGTGATGTGAAATATCACCTTGGTGGCATTAAAACTACTGATTCATACGGTACAATGCAGCGTATTGCACTGGCTAACAATCCAAGTCACTTGGAAATTGTTGCACCTGTTGTTGAGGGGCGTACGAGAGCAGCACAAGATGATACACAACGAGCTGGGGCTCCGACGACTGATCATCATAAAGCAATGCCAATTATTATACATGGCGATGCTGCTTATCCTGGTCAAGGAATTAACTTCGAAACAATGAACTTAGGAAACTTGAAAGGCTATTCTACGGGTGGTTCATTGCATATTATTACTAACAATAGAATTGGATTTACTACAGAACCAATTGATGCACGTTCAACAACTTATTCTACAGATGTGGCCAAAGGTTATGATGTGCCAATATTCCATGTCAATGCAGATGACGTTGAAGCTACTATTGAAGCAATTGATATTGCAATGGAATTTAGAAAAGAGTTTCATAAAGACGTCGTTATTGATTTAGTAGGTTATCGTCGTTTCGGACATAACGAAATGGATGAACCATCAATTACTAATCCAGTTCCTTATCAGAATATTCGCAAACATGACTCTGTTGAATATGTGTTTGGTAAAAAGCTTGTTAATGAAGGTGTCATTTCAGAAGATGAAATGCATTCATTTATAGAACAAGTCCAAAAGGAACTAAGACAAGCTCATGATAAAATTAATAAAGCTGATAAAATGGATAATCCAGATATGGAAAAGCCTGCAGATCTTGCATTACCGTTACAAGCAGACGAACAATCATTTACTTTTGATCACTTGAAAGAAATAAATGATGCATTGTTAACATATCCGGATGGCTTTAACATTTTGAAAAAGTTAAACAAAGTTCTTGAGAAGCGTCATGAGCCGTTTAATAAAGAAGATGGTTTAGTTGATTGGGCACAAGCAGAACAACTTGCATTTGCGACAATTTTACAAGATGGTACACCGATTCGCTTAACTGGTCAAGATAGTGAACGTGGTACATTCAGTCATAGGCATGCCGTGTTACATGATGAGCAAACAGGTGAAACATATACACCTTTACATCATGTTCCTGATCAAAAAGCGACATTCGATATACACAATTCTCCGCTTTCAGAAGCAGCAGTAGTTGGTTTTGAATACGGCTATAATGTGGAAAACAAAAAAAGCTTCAATATTTGGGAAGCACAATATGGTGATTTTGCAAATATGTCACAAATGATTTTTGACAACTTCTTATTCAGTTCTCGCTCAAAATGGGGAGAACGTTCAGGATTAACATTATTCTTACCTCATGCATATGAGGGTCAAGGGCCTGAACATTCATCAGCAAGATTAGAGCGATTTTTACAATTAGCTGCTGAAAATAATTGCACAGTTGTCAACTTATCTAGTTCAAGTAATTATTTCCACTTATTGCGTGCACAAGCGGCTAGTTTAGATTCTGAACAAATGCGACCATTGGTTGTTATGTCACCAAAAAGCTTACTGAGAAATAAAACAGTTGCAAAACCAATTGATGAATTTACTTCTGGTGGATTTGAGCCAATTTTGACAGAATCATATCAAGCGGATAAGGTTACAAAAGTTATTTTGGCAACTGGTAAAATGTTCATTGATTTAAAAGAAGCATTAGCTAAAAATCCAGACGAATCAGTATTACTCGTTGCGATTGAAAGATTGTATCCATTCCCAGAGGAAGAGATTGAAGCATTACTAGCACAATTGCCAAACCTTGAAGAAGTGTCATGGGTACAAGAAGAACCTAAAAATCAAGGTGCATGGTTATATGTCTATCCATATGTTAAAGTGCTAGTTGCAGATAAATATGATTTAAGTTATCATGGCAGAATTCAAAGGGCTGCTCCAGCTGAAGGCGATGGAGAAATTCATAAACTTGTTCAAAATAAAATTATAGAAAATGCATTAAAAAATAACTAG
- the sucB gene encoding dihydrolipoyllysine-residue succinyltransferase: MPEVKVPELAESITEGTIAEWLKNVGDSVEKGEAILELETDKVNVEVVSEEAGVLSEQLASEGDTVEVGQAIAIIGEGSGNASKENSNDNTPQQNEETNNKKEETTNNSVDKAEVNQANDDNQQRINATPSARRYARENGVNLAEVSPKTNDVVRKEDIDKKQQAPASTQTTQQASAKEEKKYNQYPTKPVIREKMSRRKKTAAKKLLEVSNNTAMLTTFNEVDMTNVMELRKRKKEQFMKDHDGTKLGFMSFFTKASVAALKKYPEVNAEIDGDDMITKQYYDIGVAVSTDDGLLVPFVRDCDKKNFAEIEAEIANLAVKAREKKLGLDDMVNGSFTITNGGIFGSMMSTPIINGNQAAILGMHSIITRPIAIDQDTIENRPMMYIALSYDHRIIDGKEAVGFLKTIKELIENPEDLLLES, from the coding sequence ATGCCAGAGGTTAAAGTTCCAGAATTAGCAGAATCTATTACAGAAGGTACCATTGCAGAATGGTTGAAAAACGTAGGGGATAGCGTAGAAAAAGGTGAAGCTATTCTTGAATTAGAAACTGATAAAGTTAATGTCGAAGTTGTATCTGAAGAAGCAGGTGTATTATCTGAACAACTTGCAAGTGAAGGCGACACTGTAGAAGTTGGACAAGCAATTGCTATCATCGGCGAAGGTAGTGGCAATGCTTCTAAAGAAAATAGTAACGACAATACTCCACAACAAAATGAAGAAACAAATAATAAAAAAGAAGAAACAACAAATAATTCGGTAGATAAAGCTGAAGTAAATCAAGCAAATGATGACAATCAGCAACGTATTAATGCTACGCCTTCTGCGCGTCGATATGCTCGTGAAAATGGTGTGAATCTTGCTGAAGTAAGTCCGAAAACAAATGATGTGGTTCGTAAAGAAGATATTGATAAGAAACAACAGGCACCGGCATCAACACAAACAACACAACAAGCATCTGCAAAAGAAGAGAAAAAATACAATCAATATCCTACAAAACCAGTGATTCGTGAAAAAATGTCACGTAGAAAGAAAACAGCTGCCAAAAAATTATTAGAGGTATCTAATAATACAGCTATGTTAACAACATTTAACGAAGTTGACATGACAAATGTTATGGAATTGCGTAAACGTAAGAAAGAACAATTTATGAAAGATCATGATGGTACTAAATTAGGATTTATGTCATTCTTTACTAAAGCTTCTGTAGCAGCTTTGAAAAAGTATCCAGAAGTTAATGCAGAAATCGACGGCGACGACATGATTACGAAACAATATTATGATATTGGTGTAGCTGTTTCTACAGATGATGGATTATTAGTACCATTTGTAAGAGATTGTGATAAAAAGAATTTTGCAGAAATCGAAGCAGAAATTGCTAATTTAGCAGTTAAAGCACGAGAGAAAAAACTTGGCTTAGATGATATGGTTAATGGTTCATTTACGATTACAAATGGCGGTATTTTTGGATCAATGATGAGTACGCCAATTATCAATGGTAATCAAGCTGCAATCTTAGGCATGCATTCAATTATTACAAGACCAATTGCGATTGATCAAGATACAATCGAAAATCGTCCAATGATGTATATTGCATTAAGCTATGATCATAGAATTATTGACGGTAAAGAAGCAGTTGGATTCTTAAAAACAATTAAAGAATTAATTGAAAACCCAGAAGACTTATTATTAGAATCTTAA
- the arlR gene encoding response regulator transcription factor ArlR — translation MTQILIVEDEQNLARFLELELTHENYNVDTEYDGQDGLDKALSHYYDLIILDLMLPSINGLEICRKIRQQQSTPIIIITAKSDTYDKVAGLDYGADDYIVKPFDIEELLARIRAILRRQPQKDIIDVNGITIDKNAFKVTVNGAEIELTKTEYDLLYLLAENKNHVMQREQILNHVWGYNSEVETNVVDVYIRYLRNKLKPYDRDKMIETVRGVGYVIR, via the coding sequence ATGACGCAAATTTTAATAGTAGAAGATGAACAAAACTTAGCAAGATTTCTTGAATTGGAACTCACACATGAAAATTACAATGTGGACACAGAGTATGATGGACAAGACGGTTTAGATAAAGCGCTTAGCCATTACTATGATTTAATCATATTAGATTTAATGTTGCCGTCAATTAATGGCTTAGAAATTTGTCGCAAAATTAGACAACAACAATCTACACCTATCATTATAATTACAGCGAAAAGTGATACGTATGACAAAGTTGCTGGGCTTGATTACGGTGCAGACGATTATATAGTTAAGCCGTTTGATATTGAAGAACTTTTAGCAAGAATTCGTGCAATTTTACGTCGTCAGCCACAAAAGGATATTATCGATGTCAACGGTATTACAATTGATAAGAACGCTTTTAAAGTGACGGTAAATGGCGCAGAAATTGAATTAACAAAAACAGAGTATGATTTACTATATCTTCTAGCTGAAAATAAAAACCATGTTATGCAACGGGAACAAATTTTAAATCATGTATGGGGTTATAATAGTGAAGTAGAAACAAATGTCGTAGATGTTTATATAAGATATTTACGAAACAAGTTAAAACCATACGATCGTGACAAAATGATTGAAACAGTTCGTGGCGTTGGGTATGTGATACGATGA
- a CDS encoding AAA family ATPase, with protein sequence MALKHYKNSDSTVFNDAKALFDLNKNILLKGPTGSGKTKLAETLSEVVDTPMHQVNCSVDLDTESLLGFKTIKTNAEGQQEIVFVDGPVIKAMKEGHILYIDEINMAKPETLPVLNGVLDYRRQITNPYTGEVIKAVPGFNVIAAINEGYVGTLPMNEALKNRFVVIHVDYIDGDILKNVIKEQSLLQDDKQIEQIIKFNEDLRTMSKQGQISEEAASIRALLDLCDLITVMPVERAIKRTIIDKLEDEREQQAIYNAVELNF encoded by the coding sequence ATGGCACTAAAACATTATAAGAATTCAGATTCAACAGTTTTCAATGATGCGAAGGCATTATTTGATTTAAATAAAAATATTTTACTTAAAGGTCCAACAGGTTCAGGGAAAACAAAGTTGGCAGAAACATTAAGTGAAGTTGTTGATACACCCATGCATCAAGTCAATTGTTCTGTTGATTTAGATACAGAAAGCTTATTAGGCTTTAAAACAATTAAAACAAATGCGGAAGGTCAACAAGAAATTGTCTTTGTAGATGGTCCAGTTATTAAAGCTATGAAAGAGGGGCATATTTTATATATTGATGAAATAAATATGGCTAAACCTGAAACATTGCCTGTATTAAATGGGGTCTTAGATTATCGTCGTCAAATTACGAATCCATACACTGGTGAAGTAATCAAAGCTGTACCAGGATTTAACGTTATAGCAGCGATAAATGAAGGTTATGTTGGTACTTTGCCAATGAATGAAGCACTAAAAAATCGCTTTGTTGTTATTCACGTTGATTATATTGATGGGGACATTTTAAAAAATGTGATTAAAGAGCAAAGTTTATTACAAGATGATAAACAAATCGAACAAATTATTAAGTTTAATGAAGATTTACGTACTATGTCTAAGCAGGGACAAATTTCTGAAGAAGCCGCTAGTATCCGTGCATTATTAGACTTGTGTGATTTAATCACTGTAATGCCAGTTGAACGTGCAATTAAACGTACAATTATTGATAAATTGGAAGATGAACGTGAACAACAAGCAATATATAATGCTGTAGAACTAAACTTTTAA
- a CDS encoding GNAT family N-acetyltransferase has protein sequence MIRLGKMSDLDQILNLVEEAKELMKEHDNEQWDDQYPLLEHFEEDIAKDYLYVLEENDKIYGFIVVDQDQAEWYDDIDWPVNREGAFVIHRLTGSKEYKGAATELFNYVIDVVKARGAEVILTDTFALNKPAQGLFAKFGFHKVGEQLMEYPPYDKGEPFYAYYKNLKE, from the coding sequence ATGATCCGTCTAGGTAAAATGTCAGATTTAGATCAAATCTTAAATCTAGTAGAAGAAGCAAAAGAATTAATGAAAGAACACGACAACGAGCAATGGGACGATCAGTACCCACTTTTAGAACATTTTGAAGAAGATATTGCTAAAGATTATTTGTACGTATTAGAGGAAAATGACAAAATTTATGGCTTTATTGTTGTCGACCAAGACCAAGCAGAATGGTATGATGACATTGACTGGCCAGTAAATAGAGAAGGCGCCTTTGTTATTCATCGATTAACTGGTTCGAAAGAATATAAAGGAGCTGCTACAGAATTATTCAATTATGTTATTGATGTAGTTAAAGCACGTGGTGCAGAAGTTATTTTAACGGACACCTTTGCGTTAAACAAACCTGCACAAGGTTTATTTGCCAAATTTGGATTTCATAAGGTCGGTGAACAATTAATGGAATATCCGCCATATGATAAAGGTGAACCATTTTATGCATATTATAAAAATTTAAAAGAATAG
- a CDS encoding phosphatase PAP2 family protein, with the protein MSQWKRISLLIVFTLVFGIIAFFHESRLGKWIDNEVYEFVYSSESFITTSIMLGATKVGEVWAMLCISLLLVAYLMLKRHKIEALFFALTMALSGILNPALKNIFDRERPTLLRLIDITGFSFPSGHAMGSTAYFGSGIYLLNRLNQGNSKGILIGLCAAMILLISISRVYLGVHYPTDIIAGIIGGLFCIILSTLLLRNKLIN; encoded by the coding sequence ATGAGTCAATGGAAACGTATCTCTTTGCTCATCGTTTTTACATTGGTTTTTGGAATTATCGCGTTTTTCCACGAATCAAGACTTGGGAAATGGATTGATAATGAAGTTTATGAGTTTGTATATTCATCAGAGAGCTTTATTACGACATCTATCATGCTTGGGGCTACTAAAGTAGGTGAAGTCTGGGCAATGTTATGTATTTCATTACTTCTTGTGGCATATCTCATGTTAAAGCGCCACAAAATTGAAGCATTATTTTTTGCATTAACAATGGCATTATCTGGAATTTTGAATCCAGCATTAAAAAATATATTCGATAGAGAAAGACCTACATTGCTGCGTTTAATTGATATAACAGGATTTAGTTTTCCTAGCGGTCATGCTATGGGATCAACTGCATATTTTGGAAGTGGTATCTATCTATTAAATCGATTAAATCAAGGTAATTCAAAAGGTATTCTTATAGGGTTATGTGCAGCTATGATTTTATTGATTTCCATATCACGTGTATATCTAGGTGTACATTATCCAACAGATATTATTGCCGGCATTATTGGTGGATTATTTTGCATTATTTTATCAACGTTATTACTTAGAAATAAATTAATAAATTAA
- the arlS gene encoding sensor histidine kinase ArlS, whose product MTKRKLRNNWIIVTTMITFVTIFLFCLIIIFFLKDTLHNSELDDAERSSSDINNLFHSKPVKDISALDLNASLGNFQEIIIYDEHNNKLFETSNDNTVRVEPGYEHRYFDRVIKKRYKGIEYLIIKEPITTQDFKGYSLLIHSLENYDNIVKSLYIIALAFGVIATIITATISYVFSTQITKPLVSLSNKMIEIRRDGFQNKLQLNTNYEEIDNLANTFNEMMSQIEESFNQQRQFVEDASHELRTPLQIIQGHLNLIQRWGKKDPAVLEESLNISIEEMNRIIKLVEELLELTKGDVNDISSEAQTVHINDEIRSRIHSLKQLHPDYQFDTDLTSKNLEIKMKPHQFEQLFLIFIDNAIKYDVKNKKIKVKTRLKNKQKIIEITDHGIGIPEEDQDFIFDRFYRVDKSRSRSQGGNGLGLSIAQKIIQLNGGSIKIKSEINKGTTFKIIF is encoded by the coding sequence ATGACAAAACGTAAATTGCGCAATAACTGGATTATTGTTACCACGATGATTACGTTTGTCACGATATTTTTGTTTTGTTTAATTATTATTTTTTTCTTGAAAGATACACTGCATAATAGTGAGCTTGATGATGCAGAACGAAGCTCAAGCGATATTAATAATTTATTTCATTCTAAGCCTGTTAAAGATATATCTGCATTAGACTTGAATGCATCTTTAGGTAATTTTCAAGAGATAATTATTTATGATGAGCATAATAATAAATTATTTGAGACATCGAATGATAACACAGTGAGAGTTGAACCAGGTTATGAACACCGTTATTTTGACCGCGTAATAAAAAAACGCTATAAAGGCATTGAATATTTAATTATTAAAGAACCAATTACAACGCAAGATTTCAAAGGGTATAGCTTGTTAATTCATTCACTAGAAAATTATGATAACATCGTAAAATCATTGTATATCATTGCGCTGGCATTTGGAGTGATTGCAACAATTATAACTGCCACAATCAGTTATGTATTTTCAACACAAATTACTAAACCGCTTGTCAGTTTATCAAATAAAATGATTGAGATTCGACGAGATGGTTTTCAAAATAAATTGCAATTAAATACAAATTATGAAGAAATAGATAATTTAGCAAATACGTTTAATGAGATGATGAGCCAAATTGAAGAATCATTTAATCAACAAAGACAATTTGTTGAAGATGCGTCACATGAATTACGAACACCATTACAAATTATTCAAGGTCATTTAAATTTGATTCAGCGATGGGGAAAAAAAGACCCAGCAGTATTAGAAGAATCGTTAAATATTTCTATTGAAGAAATGAATCGTATCATAAAATTAGTCGAAGAATTACTTGAATTGACTAAAGGAGATGTAAATGACATTTCTTCTGAAGCACAGACCGTGCATATTAATGATGAAATTCGCTCGCGAATACACTCATTAAAACAATTGCATCCTGATTATCAATTTGATACGGATCTGACATCTAAAAATCTAGAAATTAAAATGAAACCTCATCAATTCGAACAATTATTTTTAATCTTTATTGATAATGCAATCAAATATGATGTGAAGAATAAGAAAATTAAAGTTAAGACAAGGTTAAAAAATAAGCAAAAAATAATTGAAATTACAGATCATGGAATTGGTATTCCAGAGGAAGATCAAGATTTCATTTTTGATCGCTTTTATCGAGTGGATAAATCTCGTTCAAGAAGTCAAGGCGGTAATGGACTCGGATTATCTATTGCTCAAAAAATCATTCAATTAAACGGAGGATCGATTAAAATTAAAAGTGAAATTAACAAAGGAACAACGTTTAAAATCATATTTTAA
- a CDS encoding undecaprenyldiphospho-muramoylpentapeptide beta-N-acetylglucosaminyltransferase, with protein MTKIAFTGGGTVGHVSVNLSLIPTALSQGYEALYIGSKNGIEREMIESQLPEIKYYPISSGKLRRYISLENAKDVFKVLKGILDARKVLKKEKPDLLFSKGGFVSVPVVIAAKSLNIPTIIHESDLTPGLANKIALKFAKKIYTTFEETLNYLPKEKADFIGATIREDLKNGNAHNGYQLTGFNENKKVLLVMGGSLGSKKLNSIIRENLDALLQQYQVIHLTGKGLKDAQVKKSGYIQYEFVKEDLTDLLAITDTVISRAGSNAIYEFLTLRIPMLLVPLGLDQSRGDQIDNANHFADKGYAKAIDEEQLTAQILLQELNEMEQERTRIINNMKSYEQSYTKEALFDKMIKDALN; from the coding sequence ATGACGAAAATCGCATTTACCGGAGGGGGAACAGTTGGACACGTATCAGTAAATTTAAGTTTAATTCCAACTGCATTATCACAAGGTTATGAAGCGCTTTATATTGGTTCTAAAAATGGTATTGAAAGAGAAATGATTGAATCACAACTACCAGAAATTAAGTATTATCCTATTTCGAGTGGTAAATTAAGAAGATATATTTCTTTAGAAAATGCCAAAGACGTATTTAAAGTATTGAAAGGTATTCTTGATGCTCGTAAAGTTTTGAAAAAAGAAAAACCTGATCTATTATTTTCAAAAGGTGGATTTGTATCTGTGCCTGTTGTTATTGCAGCCAAATCATTAAATATACCAACTATTATTCATGAATCTGACTTAACACCAGGATTAGCGAATAAGATAGCACTTAAATTTGCCAAGAAAATATATACAACATTTGAAGAAACGCTAAACTACTTACCTAAAGAGAAAGCTGATTTTATTGGAGCAACAATTCGAGAAGATTTAAAAAATGGTAATGCACATAATGGTTATCAATTAACAGGCTTTAATGAAAATAAAAAAGTTTTACTCGTTATGGGTGGAAGCTTAGGAAGTAAAAAATTAAATAGCATTATTCGCGAAAACTTAGATGCATTATTACAACAATATCAAGTGATACATTTAACTGGTAAAGGATTAAAAGATGCTCAAGTTAAAAAATCAGGATATATACAATATGAATTTGTTAAAGAGGATTTAACAGATTTATTAGCAATTACGGATACAGTAATAAGTAGAGCTGGATCAAATGCGATTTATGAGTTCTTAACATTACGTATACCAATGTTATTAGTACCATTAGGTTTAGATCAATCCCGAGGCGACCAAATTGACAATGCAAATCATTTTGCTGATAAAGGATATGCTAAAGCGATTGATGAAGAACAATTAACAGCACAAATTTTATTACAAGAACTAAATGAAATGGAACAGGAAAGAACTCGAATTATCAATAATATGAAATCGTATGAACAAAGTTATACGAAAGAAGCTTTATTTGATAAGATGATTAAAGACGCATTGAATTAA